The region aaattctcactttttttttttttttaatttccagaaaCATGGATTCAGACGACCTGCAAGTCTTCCAGAATGAGCTCATTTGCTGCATTTGCGTGAACTACTTCATAGACCCAGTCACCATTGACTGTGGGCACAGTTTTTGcaggccctgcctctgcctctgctcaGAAGAAGGCAGAGCACCAATGCGCTGCCCTTCGTGCAGAAAAATCTCAGAGAAGCCCAACTTCAACACCAATGTGGTACTCAAAAAGCTGGCTTCCCTAGCCAGACAGACCAGACCTCAGAACATCAACAGCTCAGACAATATCTGTGTGCTCCATGAGGAGACTAAGGAGCTCTTCTGTGAGGCTGACAAGAGATTGCTCTGTGGGCCCTGCTCTGAGTCACCAGAGCACATGGCTCACAGCCACAGCCCAATAGGATGGGCTGCTGAGGAATGCAGGGTACGTGATGCCTCTAAGGCAGTTCGAATTATACAGAATCCCAAATAAGAATGATGAGGGCctgtgataatgatggtgatgagaatgcagatggtggaggtggtgattATTCCATGTCAATCATAACACATAAATGTGTCCTTTCAATGTTGCTGGCTAATTTGGCACTCTAATCACAGCTGTGTTGAGACTTCACTAAAGGAGGTATCCTTAGAAACATTGTTCAAACATATAGAATGGAGCTGTGGAGCTGGTGGCCAGCACCAAGAACACTTTTCAAAGTCAGGTTATGTAAAagccagtttctcagaaaattgaTGATATTATCTGAAGGGTCCCTTAAAACTCTCTATTATGTTTCTATCACTTTTCACATCCAAATTATTAGAATCATATTTGTTTAACTTGGAAAAATCTGACCACTTCACTCTAACTTAATTTATGTTTCTTTCAATTACAgcctttttttaattgaaaagggGATGAAATCTACTGTCTTCATCATTGCTAAGCTTCTTGCTTCTTTTGCAGGAGAAACTTATAAAGGAAATGGACTATTTATGGAAAATCAATCAAGAGACACGAAACAATCTAAATCAGGAAACTAGCACATTTCATTCGTTAAAGGTaagaatgaaaatgttttctttgttttcatgcaAATAAACACAATGTTAGCTTATTCTTTTTAGCTAAATTCAAACTACCCGTTAAAAGATAGTGATTTTATCCCAAGAAAATGTAGTGATTTCAATTGATATAATACGAGTTGCAAACAGAGAAGCCCACACAAGCTAGCCAAATGAATTCTAGTATATTGGATAAATGGCATGATGTGTATTCTAGTTCAAATTTGAAGGTTGGTATAAACCTTTTCAGACACTTTAGATGAGACAACATTTCACTAAGATTGGGTGTGAGGAAGACGAAAGAAATAGAATAGTATatagagtaaaaatatggtaaaagtaaaaaaaactgCATAATATGGTGTATGGCTAAATGTTTTTTAACATGCAGGCGAAGCAGACATGGAAAAATCCTAAAAGAGAGATTAATAGAGGATACAATTGACTCAGTAACAACTGTGAAGAAGCATCACAGTGACAGAAACCAGGAGTCTTTATGTAGGTTTGAtttgaagagggagagagaataggAACATTGAAAAAGATGGACAGAAGAAGATAGCAAATATTCAAGACTCCTTGCAAGAGTGAGGCAGAAAGTTTATAAGTTGCTTGATTACACCCAGCATACAATTATTTGAAGTTTTCTATtgagagtgagaacatgtaatccTTTTAACCAAACGTCTCTGCAGGACTATGTGTCAGTAAGGAAGAGGATAATCACTATTCAATATCAAAAGATGCCTATATTTCTCGATGAGGAGGAACAACGGCATCTGCAGGCACTGGAAAGAGAAGCAGAAGAGCTTTTCCAACAACTACAAGACAGTCAAGTGAGAATGACCCAACATTTAGAAAGGATGAAAGACACGTACAGAGAGCTGTGGGAGACATGCCACATGCCTGACGTGGAGCTGCTCCAGGTGAGGAGGGAGGGTCCATCCTCAGAGACAGGAAGCCTTTGCTGGACAATGCTGCCAGGACATGCAAATATCACCTGCATATGTCACTGCTCTAAGCTAAGTGACACATGCTGTCTGACTTCCACCATTACATTTCTCCATTCATGTATTACTGCATACTTTGTTAATCTTTGGGAAATTTTTGCCATTTTAGCAGATAACATATAACAAAGTTCTCTTCAGTATAATTTGGAGTACTATCCACACAGAGAGATCATCTAAAATCGTTAGAACTCTAGGCCAGGGGAAGGTTAATAATACTCCATTTATATGCCCTAGTTCCTTCTCTCTCTGATGTCCCACACAGCAGTGATTTGCTGAAGACATTGAGGGGTTTCCCCTTGCCTGGGCAAGGTTTGTCAAAGCTGCTCATCAATGTCCATGTACTCTGTTTCTCATAtggttctctgttttgttttaatcattgTCATGTGTGGTCAGACCTTTCCTTGGAAGTAAGATTAGGAAATTAATGACACTGGAAACCTCGATATCTTTGCTTTACTCCACTGTCTCTTGCTGAGCTCCTTTCTTCTTAATGCCCACTGATGAAGCTTTTTATTGTTTAGTTGAGGTTCTGTTATTAATGTAGTCTTGAATGATTCCTTAgcaggaaataaaaagatatacattattaaaacagaaagaaacaagagCATGAGAAAAGATGCAGAAGGAAAAATCTCTCATAAttaacattatctttttttttttgcaggatgTGAGAAATGTATCAGCAAGGTGAGTTTACACTAAAAAAATGCTATTTCTGAAAAGTTTGTTCTCTTGTGAATGAAGGGGATGCATACATTTTGAGTACTAACATCGTTATCGGTGGCTATTTCCAATTTTGTTTCAAAAGAGGGCCTGAGGTCTTCTTCTCTTTGGTCTGGAAGGTTTTCatcttaaaatttgtatgaattaaaatatacataaaaacaatTTGCCATTCGGAAGTTTGTTCTTCCCAATCCATCCATCCTGACCAACCATACCCCAcagatctttttttgtttgtttttatttttgtgggtttttttgtttttttgtttgtttgtttgtttatttatttatttatttattatactttaagctttagggtacatgtgcacattgtgcaggttagttacatatgtatacatgtgccatgctggtgcgctgcacccactaactcgtcatctagcattaggtatatctcccaatggtatccctcccccctcctcccaccccaccacagtccccagagtgtgatattccccttcctgtgtccatgtgatctcattgttcaattcccacctatgagtgagaatatgcagtgtttggttttttgttcttgcgatagtttactgagaatgatggtttccaatttcatccatgtccctacaaagaaatgcaaatcaataccccACAGATCTTAATACAAAATTACTCTGAGGAATCATAGAGGCATCTTCTACTCTAGAGGGgtgggaggttaaaaaaaaaagagagagagggaggagagagattcCCTAAGGATGGGCTGAGGAGGGATGTTTTGTTCCTAAAAGCATCAATGACCCGGGCCTGCTCCATCACCACACACCCAGTTCTAGGAAAGACCTCAGGAAAATGGTTGCCTCGGGCCCCTCAGCAGCAGGGTTCTCAGGCTGGAATTAGACTCCTTTGTTTTGCACAAAAGATTAAAGCCTTTTGTCCCAGTGAACATTCTCTGTTAGACACTGACTAGCACTAGTGATAACTGCAGGCTGAGGTCCCAAAGGTTTTTGTCTGAGTTTTCTGCTCTCTGAAATATTTCCAGGATTTCTGCATACCCTCAAGGGGTGTGATGGGCAGAGGGAGGCAATGACTTTTAATGACTTTAGAAGTTGTATAATGTCTGAGAATAATGTATCTGGGGAAATTGGGTTTTTAAGGAAGTAAAGTTTAGAAAAAGTAACATCCTTATTGCCCCTAGAGTGTGGAATAAAATGTACACCCAGTTAACCAAAACTGGCAGAATTCTGAGGAAACATCTTATATGAAAATGTGATATCTTTGTATGACCGTGTGATTAGCTCTGGGCCTGGAAATATAACTGAGGCCATTTTTTTTGCAGAACTGATCTGGCACAGATGCAAAAGCCCCAGCCAGTGAACCCGGAGCTCACTTCATGGTGCATAACTGGAGTCCTAGACGTGCTCAACAACTTCAGAGGTAAGAGCCAGCTGCTTGGCAGTCCAGCCTCAAATTATTTCCTTATTGGGTCCCTTGGTTGAGGCTTTTCCCATTTAAGTTGTATTAGTTTTGACATGTAGGTAATACATAGTTTTCCAAAACATGTGCATCTTCTCTACCTTCATAGTAATATTACAATGATCAAAACTCAATTTCCTGACTTACAGTTTGATGAAAATGTAAAGCAAGATACATACTTTATCTGCAGAATAAGAGGACAAAATATTCAGATCATGTAGTTATGAAGACACTAGTTCTCATGGCGGCATCAgtatttcatg is a window of Gorilla gorilla gorilla isolate KB3781 chromosome 9, NHGRI_mGorGor1-v2.1_pri, whole genome shotgun sequence DNA encoding:
- the LOC101151746 gene encoding putative tripartite motif-containing protein 64B; protein product: MDSDDLQVFQNELICCICVNYFIDPVTIDCGHSFCRPCLCLCSEEGRAPMRCPSCRKISEKPNFNTNVVLKKLASLARQTRPQNINSSDNICVLHEETKELFCEADKRLLCGPCSESPEHMAHSHSPIGWAAEECREKLIKEMDYLWKINQETRNNLNQETSTFHSLKDYVSVRKRIITIQYQKMPIFLDEEEQRHLQALEREAEELFQQLQDSQVRMTQHLERMKDTYRELWETCHMPDVELLQDVRNVSARTDLAQMQKPQPVNPELTSWCITGVLDVLNNFRVDNALSTEMIPCYISLSEDVRYVIFGDDHLSAPTDPQGVDSFAVWGAQAFTSGKHYWEVDVTLSSNWILGVCRDSRTADANFVIDSDERFFLISSKTSNHYSLSTNSPPLIQYVQRPLGRVGVFLDYDNGSVSFFDVSKGSLIYGFPPSSFSSPLRPFFCFGCT